In a genomic window of Bacillus rossius redtenbacheri isolate Brsri chromosome 4 unlocalized genomic scaffold, Brsri_v3 Brsri_v3_scf4_2, whole genome shotgun sequence:
- the LOC134542101 gene encoding tubulin beta chain-like, whose translation MREIVHVQAGQCGNQIGSKFWEIISEEHGIDPCGMYRGDSDLQLERIDVYYNEAARGKYVPRAILVDLEPGTMDSVKAGGLSNLFRPDNFVFGQSGAGNNWAKGHYTEGAELVDAVMDVLRKEAEGCDCLQGFQLTHSLGGGTGSGMGTLLISKIREEFPDRIMNTFSVFPSPKVSDAVVEPYNATLSVHQLVENTDETFCIDNEALYDICFRTLRLPSPTYGDLNHLVSLTMSGVTTCLRFPGQLNADLRKLAVNMVPFPRLHFFMPGFAPLTARGSQQYMALNLGELSQQMFDSKNMMTACDPYHGRYLTVAAIFRGKMSMKEVDETMFSMQSRNSSFFVEWIPNNVKVAVCDIPPRGLKMSATFIGNTTAIQEIFKRISDQFTAMFRRKAFLHWYTGEGMDEMEFTEAESNMNDLISEYQQYQEATVDEDLDQDLDIDETAEIEEQYQ comes from the exons TTCTGGGAGATCATATCAGAAGAGCATGGCATCGACCCATGCGGCATGTACCGCGGTGACAGTGACCTTCAGTTGGAGAGGATAGACGTGTACTACAACGAAGCTGCCA GAGGGAAGTACGTGCCCAGAGCGATCCTGGTGGATCTCGAACCCGGCACCATGGACTCCGTCAAAGCTGGCGGGCTGAGCAATCTCTTCCGGCCTGACAACTTCGTTTTCGGACAAAGCGGTGCAG GCAACAACTGGGCCAAGGGCCACTACACGGAGGGGGCGGAGCTCGTGGACGCGGTGATGGACGTGCTGAGGAAGGAGGCGGAGGGCTGCGACTGCCTGCAGGGCTTCCAACTGACGCACTCGCTGGGCGGCGGCACTGGCTCCGGCATGGGCACGCTGCTCATCTCCAAGATACGAGAGGAGTTCCCCGACCGCATCATGAACACTTTCAGCGTCTTCCCCTCGCCCAAG gtGTCGGATGCTGTAGTTGAGCCATACAATGCTACGTTGTCAGTTCATCAACTTGTGGAGAACACAGATGAGACCTTCTGCATCGACAACGAGGCCTTGTACGACATCTGCTTCCGCACGCTCAGGCTTCCCTCTCCCACTTACGGAGACCTCAACCATCTTGTCTCT CTGACCATGTCTGGAGTTACAACTTGCCTAAGGTTTCCTGGACAGTTAAATGCAGACTTGCGCAAGTTGGCTGTGAATATGGTTCCGTTTCCTCGACTGCATTTCTTCATGCCTGGCTTCGCACCTCTTACAGCTAGGGGCAGCCAACAGTACATGGCTCTGAACCTAGGAGAACTCTCGCAACAG ATGTTTGATTCAAAGAACATGATGACTGCATGTGACCCTTACCACGGTCGCTACCTCACGGTAGCAGCCATCTTCAGGGGTAAGATGTCCATGAAGGAAGTGGATGAAACAATGTTCAGTATGCAGAGCAGGAATAGCAG CTTCTTTGTTGAGTGGATTCCCAACAACGTGAAGGTTGCAGTTTGTGACATCCCACCTAGAGGTCTCAAAATGTCTGCAACATTTATCGGTAACACAACAGCGATCCAAGAGATTTTCAAGAGGATCTCGGATCAGTTCACCGCCATGTTCCGGCGCAAAGCTTTCCTTCATTGGTACACAGGCGAAGGCATGGATGAAATGGAATTTACAGAAGCAGAGTCTAACATGAATGATTTAATATCTGAATATCAGCAGTATCAG GAGGCCACAGTTGATGAGGATCTGGATCAGGATCTGGATATTGATGAAACTGCCGAAATAGAAGAACAATACCAATAA